The following proteins are encoded in a genomic region of Candidatus Marinarcus aquaticus:
- a CDS encoding lipopolysaccharide biosynthesis protein: MITKFKPKSDFSRNVLTLMTGTTIAQAIPVVFSPILTRIYNPEDFGVFALFVAITSIFSSIATGRYELAIMLPKKDEDAINILALGIIINLLIFLFLYIGIYCFITDIVLLLNNKEIKFWLYFVPISVLFIGFFNLLNYYNNRKKFYKDISHTTIIKSIVLTSCQLIIGFFKNGEAGLIIGELMSRIFANIKLLKNILKDDKLMKAISYKKVLVLGKKYNNFPKFSVPAILANVLSGNLINIFIATIFNVTSLGFYSLAERILGVPTSLIGKSVSQVYYQEACVEYKKNKSFYKLFLKTVFKLVIIGLLLFGFLYFAIVDIFIYVFGKNWEIAGEYGKILLFLYFCRFIVSPLTITPMVLNKVKIDLYFQFFMLLLIISIFIVVHFLKYNIVDFLIIFSIVYGLYYLGYLLFLTINLRK, encoded by the coding sequence TTGATAACTAAATTTAAACCTAAATCGGATTTTAGTCGAAATGTTTTAACTTTAATGACAGGCACAACTATAGCACAAGCAATACCAGTTGTGTTTAGTCCGATTTTAACTCGAATATATAATCCTGAAGATTTTGGTGTATTTGCTTTATTTGTAGCTATAACATCCATTTTTTCAAGCATTGCTACAGGTCGATATGAACTAGCAATAATGTTACCTAAAAAAGACGAAGATGCAATAAATATATTGGCATTAGGAATAATTATAAATTTATTGATATTTTTATTTCTTTATATAGGTATTTATTGTTTTATTACAGATATTGTTTTACTATTAAACAATAAAGAAATAAAATTTTGGTTGTATTTTGTTCCTATTTCAGTTTTATTTATTGGATTTTTTAATTTGTTAAACTATTATAATAATAGAAAAAAGTTTTATAAAGATATTTCACATACAACAATTATTAAATCAATAGTATTGACATCCTGCCAACTGATTATAGGTTTTTTTAAAAATGGAGAAGCTGGTTTGATTATTGGAGAATTGATGTCTCGAATATTTGCAAATATCAAGCTGTTAAAAAATATATTAAAAGACGATAAATTAATGAAAGCTATTTCCTATAAAAAAGTTTTGGTATTAGGGAAAAAATATAATAATTTTCCAAAGTTTTCAGTTCCTGCAATATTGGCAAATGTTTTATCTGGTAATCTTATCAATATCTTTATAGCAACTATTTTTAATGTTACAAGTCTAGGTTTTTATTCTTTAGCAGAAAGGATTTTAGGTGTTCCAACCTCTTTGATTGGAAAATCTGTTAGTCAAGTATACTATCAAGAAGCATGTGTTGAATATAAAAAAAATAAGAGTTTTTATAAACTTTTTTTAAAAACAGTTTTTAAATTGGTTATTATAGGTTTGTTATTATTTGGATTTTTATATTTTGCAATTGTTGATATTTTTATTTATGTTTTTGGAAAGAATTGGGAGATAGCTGGAGAATATGGGAAAATACTATTGTTTTTATACTTTTGTAGATTCATTGTTTCTCCTTTGACTATAACTCCGATGGTTTTAAATAAGGTAAAAATAGACTTATATTTTCAATTTTTCATGTTGCTTCTTATTATAAGTATTTTTATTGTAGTACACTTTTTAAAATATAATATTGTAGATTTCTTAATAATATTTTCTATAGTTTATGGTTTATATTATTTAGGCTATTTACTTTTTTTAACAATAAACTTAAGAAAGTAA
- a CDS encoding DegT/DnrJ/EryC1/StrS family aminotransferase, protein MMSSKIDFAKLQDQYQLYKTEIDEAIHTVLNKSNYIMGEEITQLEGSLQEFTGAKYAISCSSGTDALLLAMMALDIKPGDEVITTPFTFIATAETIAFLGATPVFVDIDEKTYNLDASLIEEKITSKTKAIIPVSIYGQPADMQKIQDIANKHNLKVIIDGAQSFGSTFNNITDSALGDISTTSFFPAKPLGCFGDGGAVFTDNEELAEKMKSLRVHGQSKRYHHKYIGMGGRLDTIQAAILNVKLKYYEKDLALRQEVASKYTKSLAGKDLVLPCVDEKATSAWAQYSVRVKNRDKVQEQLKEAGIPTAVHYPKPLHLQECFEYLGYKKSDFSVSEIVSEEIMSLPMNPYLTDEEIEYISDQVLRCHH, encoded by the coding sequence ATGATGAGTAGTAAAATAGATTTTGCAAAATTACAAGATCAATACCAATTATACAAAACAGAAATAGATGAAGCTATTCATACTGTTTTAAATAAATCAAACTATATTATGGGAGAAGAAATAACTCAACTAGAAGGATCTCTTCAAGAGTTTACTGGTGCAAAATATGCAATCTCATGTAGTTCTGGTACAGATGCTTTACTTCTTGCTATGATGGCTCTTGATATTAAACCTGGTGATGAAGTAATTACTACACCTTTTACTTTTATTGCAACTGCTGAAACAATTGCATTTCTAGGAGCAACTCCTGTTTTTGTAGATATTGATGAAAAGACTTATAATTTAGATGCTTCTTTAATTGAAGAGAAAATTACTTCTAAAACTAAAGCAATAATCCCTGTATCTATTTATGGACAACCAGCAGATATGCAAAAAATTCAAGATATCGCAAATAAGCATAATCTAAAAGTGATAATTGATGGAGCACAAAGTTTTGGTTCTACTTTTAATAATATTACAGATTCTGCTTTGGGGGATATTTCAACTACATCTTTTTTTCCTGCTAAACCACTAGGGTGTTTTGGTGATGGAGGAGCAGTTTTTACTGATAATGAAGAACTAGCAGAAAAAATGAAATCATTAAGAGTTCATGGACAAAGCAAAAGATATCATCACAAATATATTGGTATGGGTGGAAGACTTGATACTATCCAAGCTGCAATATTAAATGTAAAATTAAAATATTATGAAAAAGATTTAGCTCTAAGACAAGAAGTTGCAAGTAAATATACAAAATCTTTAGCTGGAAAAGATTTAGTTTTACCATGTGTTGATGAAAAGGCAACCTCTGCTTGGGCACAATATTCTGTAAGAGTAAAAAATAGAGATAAGGTACAAGAACAATTAAAAGAAGCAGGAATCCCAACTGCGGTACATTATCCTAAACCTTTACATCTTCAAGAGTGTTTTGAATATTTAGGATATAAAAAAAGTGATTTCTCTGTCTCTGAAATAGTTTCAGAAGAGATTATGAGTCTACCAATGAATCCTTATTTAACAGATGAAGAGATAGAGTATATATCAGATCAAGTATTAAGATGTCACCATTAA
- a CDS encoding acyltransferase, protein MSNYFAHESAYVDDNVKIGENTKIWHFSHVLSGTTIGNNCSFGQNCVIGPKVNIGNGVKVQNNISIYEGVEVEDDVFLGPSMVFTNVINPRSFIVRKEEFKITLLKKGCSIGANATVVCGNTIGKYALIGAGSVVNKDIKDFALMVGIPARQIGWVSVAGNRLNFDENNIAVDTFDNTKYKLENNEVSLLEQ, encoded by the coding sequence ATGTCTAATTATTTTGCCCATGAATCAGCATATGTAGATGATAATGTAAAAATAGGTGAAAATACTAAAATTTGGCATTTTTCACATGTATTAAGTGGTACAACAATTGGAAATAATTGTTCTTTTGGACAAAACTGTGTTATTGGGCCAAAAGTAAATATTGGAAATGGTGTTAAAGTTCAAAATAATATCTCTATATATGAAGGTGTTGAAGTAGAAGATGATGTTTTTTTAGGACCTTCAATGGTTTTTACAAATGTTATTAACCCAAGATCTTTTATAGTACGAAAAGAAGAGTTTAAAATAACACTTCTTAAAAAAGGTTGTTCTATTGGTGCAAATGCAACTGTTGTTTGTGGTAATACAATAGGTAAATACGCACTAATTGGTGCAGGAAGCGTTGTAAATAAAGATATAAAAGATTTTGCACTTATGGTTGGTATTCCTGCAAGACAAATTGGTTGGGTTTCTGTTGCTGGAAATAGATTAAACTTTGACGAAAATAACATTGCAGTAGATACTTTTGATAATACAAAATATAAATTAGAAAATAATGAAGTTTCATTACTAGAGCAATAA
- a CDS encoding Gfo/Idh/MocA family protein has translation MPNKKRFALIGASGYIAPRHMKAITDTGNELIAALDPYDGIGIMDSHFPQASFFTEFERFDRFIDKYHRENEKKIDYIGITTPNYLHDAHIRFALKSGCDAICEKPLVLNPHNIDQLKIIEQETGKKVNNILQLRLHPSIITLKEKVQKELEQNPNKIYDIDLTYLTSRGKWYFVSWKGDEAKSGGIASNIGVHFYDMLAWIFGEVKENIVHLKQPDANAGLLRLKNANVRWFLSVNYDYIPEEVKAQGQTTFRSITVEGEEIEFSGGFKDLHTRSYEEILAGNGFGLDEAYGSIDIVSQIRKMTPIGLKDDYHPFCKKII, from the coding sequence ATGCCAAATAAAAAAAGATTTGCCCTTATTGGAGCGAGTGGATATATCGCACCCCGACATATGAAAGCAATTACAGATACAGGAAATGAGCTTATTGCAGCGCTTGACCCATATGATGGGATAGGAATTATGGATTCTCATTTTCCTCAAGCAAGTTTTTTTACTGAGTTTGAAAGATTTGATAGGTTTATTGATAAGTATCATAGAGAAAATGAGAAGAAAATAGACTATATAGGAATCACTACACCAAATTACTTACATGATGCACATATAAGATTTGCATTAAAAAGTGGTTGTGATGCAATTTGTGAGAAACCTTTAGTATTAAATCCTCACAATATTGATCAGTTAAAAATAATAGAACAAGAGACAGGTAAAAAAGTTAATAATATTTTACAACTAAGACTTCATCCTTCTATTATTACTTTAAAAGAGAAAGTTCAAAAAGAGTTAGAACAAAATCCAAATAAGATTTATGATATTGATTTAACTTACCTTACAAGTCGAGGAAAGTGGTATTTTGTATCATGGAAAGGCGATGAAGCAAAATCTGGAGGAATTGCATCTAATATTGGTGTACACTTTTATGATATGCTAGCTTGGATTTTTGGAGAAGTAAAAGAGAATATTGTTCACTTAAAACAACCAGATGCAAATGCAGGATTATTAAGACTTAAAAATGCAAATGTAAGATGGTTCTTATCTGTAAATTATGATTACATTCCAGAAGAAGTAAAGGCTCAAGGGCAAACAACATTTAGGTCAATCACTGTTGAAGGTGAAGAGATAGAATTCTCTGGTGGATTTAAAGATTTACATACAAGATCTTATGAAGAGATTTTAGCTGGTAATGGATTTGGATTAGATGAAGCCTATGGGTCGATAGATATTGTTTCTCAAATTAGAAAAATGACACCTATTGGATTAAAAGATGATTATCATCCTTTTTGTAAAAAGATTATCTAA
- a CDS encoding nucleotide sugar dehydrogenase → MTKICVIGLGYVGLPLAHAFSEKYRVVGFDINEIRINELNSGFDRTLELSEIQLKEALNNGITFSLDIKDIEDCNVYIVTVPTPIDSSNRPDLTPLVKSSQMLGKVLKKNDIVIYESTVYPGVTEEVCVPELERESGMKFNTDFFCGYSPERINPGDKEHTVTKILKVTSGSTPEIATVVDDLYSSVITAGTFKATSIKVAEAAKVIENTQRDVNIALINELALIFDSIGIDTNEVIDAAATKWNFIKLKPGLVGGHCIGVDPYYLTFKAEELGYKPNLILGARQINNGMGKYIAEQTVKQMIKNDKKIKDSNILILGVTFKENCPDLRNTKVTDIVDELREYGANVDIYDPWVDLEETKHHFHHELLDKNPFESDKKYDSIIIAVAHNEFVSLREEDFKNISSGKEILIDIKGIVQNPTWRL, encoded by the coding sequence ATGACAAAAATATGTGTAATTGGATTAGGATATGTAGGGTTACCACTTGCCCATGCATTTAGTGAAAAATATCGAGTAGTAGGTTTTGATATTAATGAGATTAGAATAAATGAATTAAATTCAGGATTTGATAGAACACTCGAGTTATCAGAAATCCAACTAAAAGAAGCGCTTAACAATGGCATAACATTTTCATTAGATATCAAAGATATTGAAGATTGTAATGTTTATATCGTAACTGTACCCACACCAATTGATAGTTCTAATAGACCAGACTTAACACCTCTTGTAAAGTCATCACAAATGTTAGGTAAGGTTCTTAAAAAAAATGATATTGTTATCTATGAATCTACAGTTTATCCTGGAGTTACGGAAGAAGTATGTGTACCAGAACTTGAACGTGAATCTGGAATGAAATTTAATACAGACTTTTTTTGTGGTTATTCTCCTGAAAGAATTAATCCAGGAGATAAAGAGCATACAGTTACTAAAATACTTAAAGTAACTTCAGGCTCAACACCTGAAATAGCAACTGTTGTTGATGATTTATATTCCTCTGTTATTACAGCTGGTACTTTTAAAGCAACATCAATCAAAGTTGCAGAAGCTGCAAAAGTTATTGAAAATACCCAAAGAGATGTAAATATTGCACTTATTAATGAATTAGCACTTATTTTTGATAGTATTGGTATCGATACTAATGAGGTAATTGATGCAGCGGCTACTAAATGGAATTTTATAAAATTAAAACCAGGGTTAGTAGGTGGACATTGTATTGGAGTTGATCCTTACTATTTGACTTTTAAAGCTGAAGAATTAGGGTATAAACCAAACCTAATCCTTGGAGCAAGACAAATTAATAATGGTATGGGAAAATACATTGCTGAACAAACTGTAAAACAAATGATCAAGAATGATAAGAAAATAAAAGACTCCAATATTTTAATATTAGGAGTAACATTTAAAGAAAATTGTCCAGATTTAAGAAATACAAAAGTTACAGATATTGTAGATGAACTTAGGGAATATGGTGCAAATGTAGATATTTATGATCCATGGGTTGATTTAGAAGAAACCAAACATCATTTTCATCATGAACTTTTGGATAAGAACCCATTTGAATCAGATAAAAAATATGATTCTATAATTATTGCTGTTGCACATAATGAGTTTGTATCTTTAAGAGAAGAAGACTTTAAAAATATTAGTAGTGGAAAAGAAATATTAATTGATATAAAAGGGATTGTACAAAATCCTACATGGAGGTTGTAA
- a CDS encoding NAD-dependent epimerase → MKILITGTAGFIGFHLTKKLLERGDEVIGLDNINDYYDVNLKYARLNELGIKKENIENNKFTLSESFSKHKFIKADLENQNIINQIFQEEKFDAVCNLAAQAGVRYSIENPEVYIQSNVVGFLNILEACRNFDVKNLAYASSSSVYGLNSSQPFKTSDHTDHPVSLYAATKKSNELMAHTYAHLYGIHTTGLRFFTVYGPWGRPDMAPMLFADAITNNREIKVFNHGNMSRDFTYVEDIVDGVIKVIDNPAQASEKFDANKPNPSLSSASYRVYNIGNNAPVQLLDFIECLENSIGKKAKKNFMDIQPGDVVSTYADTEELMNDFHYKPNTQLSEGIDKFIEWYKIFYKINKYKL, encoded by the coding sequence ATGAAAATATTAATTACTGGTACGGCTGGGTTTATTGGGTTTCATCTAACTAAAAAGTTGCTCGAACGTGGAGATGAAGTCATTGGATTAGATAATATAAATGATTATTATGATGTGAATTTAAAATATGCACGTTTGAATGAATTGGGTATTAAAAAAGAAAACATAGAAAATAATAAATTTACGTTATCTGAAAGTTTTTCTAAACACAAGTTTATAAAAGCAGATTTAGAAAATCAAAATATTATTAATCAAATTTTTCAAGAAGAAAAATTTGATGCAGTGTGTAACTTGGCAGCTCAAGCTGGAGTTCGTTACTCTATTGAAAATCCAGAAGTCTATATTCAAAGTAATGTTGTGGGATTTTTAAATATTTTAGAAGCATGTAGGAACTTTGATGTAAAAAACTTAGCCTATGCAAGTTCGAGTTCAGTGTATGGATTAAACAGTTCACAACCATTTAAAACAAGTGATCATACAGACCATCCAGTAAGCCTTTATGCTGCAACGAAAAAATCAAATGAGCTCATGGCTCACACCTATGCACATTTGTATGGAATTCATACAACAGGTTTACGTTTTTTTACCGTATATGGTCCTTGGGGACGTCCTGATATGGCACCCATGCTTTTTGCTGATGCTATAACAAATAACAGAGAAATAAAAGTATTTAATCATGGTAATATGAGTAGAGATTTTACCTATGTAGAAGATATTGTGGATGGGGTTATAAAAGTGATTGATAATCCTGCACAAGCTTCAGAAAAGTTTGATGCAAATAAACCAAATCCATCTTTATCATCAGCTTCATATCGTGTATATAATATTGGTAATAATGCTCCTGTACAACTTTTAGACTTTATTGAATGTTTAGAAAATTCAATTGGCAAAAAGGCAAAAAAGAATTTCATGGATATACAACCAGGTGATGTCGTTTCAACTTATGCTGATACCGAAGAGTTAATGAATGACTTTCACTATAAGCCAAACACACAATTGAGTGAAGGTATTGATAAATTTATAGAGTGGTATAAAATATTTTATAAAATAAATAAGTATAAATTGTAA
- a CDS encoding Wzz/FepE/Etk N-terminal domain-containing protein: MKDNHIIQEEEIDLKKVFSLLWAKKIFIVVVTLLFTFGGVAYVSFKKVIPLYEGKVLVEIGEIQSEVFGTQVLDYPENLIPVLMQQGFKATSPVRSNKIVVISKIDKDKKNIQLKLENIIQYILERHQEKAKFYKNVLKTQQIGEIKVLNTPINEVDKKSVIIFSFIGGVVLAILFVFLNQFIQKIKE; the protein is encoded by the coding sequence ATGAAGGATAACCATATAATCCAAGAAGAGGAAATTGATTTAAAAAAGGTTTTTTCACTGCTTTGGGCGAAGAAAATATTTATAGTGGTAGTAACTTTGCTTTTTACGTTTGGTGGAGTGGCTTATGTGAGTTTTAAAAAAGTGATACCTCTTTATGAGGGAAAAGTTTTAGTTGAGATTGGAGAAATACAGAGCGAAGTATTTGGAACGCAAGTTTTAGATTATCCTGAAAATTTAATTCCAGTTTTAATGCAGCAAGGTTTTAAAGCCACGTCTCCAGTAAGAAGCAATAAAATAGTAGTAATATCTAAAATTGATAAAGACAAAAAAAACATTCAGCTTAAACTTGAGAATATAATTCAATATATATTAGAACGACATCAAGAAAAAGCAAAATTTTATAAGAATGTACTTAAGACACAACAAATTGGTGAAATAAAAGTTTTAAATACTCCTATTAACGAGGTAGATAAAAAGTCGGTTATAATATTTTCTTTTATCGGAGGAGTTGTTTTGGCTATTTTATTTGTATTTTTGAATCAATTTATTCAAAAAATAAAAGAGTAA